In one Gopherus evgoodei ecotype Sinaloan lineage chromosome 1, rGopEvg1_v1.p, whole genome shotgun sequence genomic region, the following are encoded:
- the CRYZL1 gene encoding quinone oxidoreductase-like protein 1 isoform X5, which yields MKMKKEFLPVGREIAGVVLEVGSKVSFFQPDDEVVGILPLDSEESGLCEVALVHEHYLVHKPEKVPWVEAAGTIRDGLRAYTALHYLSHVSPGKTVLVMDGASPFGTIAIQLAQHRGAKVISTAYSLEDKQYLERLRPPVGTRQPLIARVIDVSNGKTDVAESCLEETGGLGVDIVLDAGVRLYSKEDESTLKPQLLPHKHDIITLLSVGGHWVTIERNLQLDPPDSHCLFLKGATVSFLNDEVWNLSNMQQGKYLCILEDVMEKLSNSVFRPQLDEPVPLYEAKVSMEIVQKNQARKRQVIQF from the exons ATGAAGATGAAGAAAGAATTTCTACCTGTTGGGAGGGAAATTGCTGGAGTGGTGTTGGAGG TTGGAAGCAAAGTGTCCTTCTTTCAGCCAGATGATGAAGTAGTGG gAATCTTGCCCCTGGATTCAGAAGAGTCTGGCCTCTGTGAAGTTGCTCTAGTTCATGAGCATTATTTGG TTCATAAACCAGAAAAAGTCCCTTGGGTTGAAGCAGCAGGGACTATTCGTGATGGCCTGCGAGCATACACAGCCTTACATTATCTTTCCCATGTTTCTCCTGGAAAAACAGTACTAGTAATGGATGGAGCAAGT CCATTTGGTACAATAGCTATTCAGTTAGCACAGCACAGAGGAGCCAAAGTAATTTCTACAGCATATAGTCTTGAAGACAAGCAGTACTTGGAGAGGCTTAGACCTCCTGTGG GCACGAGGCAACCTTTAATTG CTCGAGTCATTGATGTCTCAAATGGTAAGACTGATGTGGCAGAAAGCTGTTTGGAGGAAACAGGCGGGCTGGGAGTGGATATTGTCCTCGATGCTGGAG tgagattaTACAGTAAAGAAGATGAGTCAACATTAAAACCGCAACTGCTGCCGCACAAACATGATATCATTACACTTCTTAGTGTTGGAGGACACTGGGTAACCATAGAGAGAAACCTCCAG CTGGACCCTCCAGATAGCCATTGCTTGTTTCTTAAGGGAGCCACAGTCTCTTTTCTGAATGATGAAGTATGGAATTTGTCAAATATGCAACAGGGGAAGTATCTTT GTATCTTAGAAGATGTAATGGAGAAGTTATCCAATAGTGTTTTCAG GCCTCAGTTGGATGAACCAGTCCCATTGTATGAAGCCAAAGTTTCTATGGAAATAGTTCAGAAGAATCAAGCAAGAAAAAGACAAGTCATCCAATTCTGA